The DNA sequence TAAAGTCAATGACAGCTTAAATCTTCGTTCTGCGGCAAGTACCAGCAGTACGGTAATTGGCAGCCTTTCAAACGGGCAGTCGGTAACTGTGCTGAGCACCAGCAATGGCTGGTCCTATATTCAAACTTCTGCAGGACAGAAGGGGTACTGCTGCTCTACTTATCTGACTGTCAGCAACACTTCCGCCCCAGCTTCCAACAGCGGTAGTTCCAGTGTGTCCGGCAATGAAAAAGCAACCGTTAAAGTCAATGACAGCTTAAATCTTCGTTCTGCGGCAAGTACCAGCAGTACGGTAATTGGCAGCCTTTCAAACGGGCAGTCGGTAACTGTGCTGAGCACCAGCAATGGCTGGTCCTATATTCAAACTTCTGCAGGACAGAAGGGGTACTGTTGCTCTACTTATCTGGCTGCCGGCAGCACTTCTGCCCCGGTTTCCAACAACGGTAGTTCCAGTGTGTCCGGCAATAAAAAAGCAACCGTTAAAGTCAATGACAGCTTAAATCTTCGTTCTGCGGCAAGTACCAGCAGTACGGTAATTGGCAGCCTTTCAAACGGGCAGTCGGTAACCGTGCTGAGTGCCAGTAATGGCTGGTCTTATATTCAGACTTCTGCCGGTGCAAAAGGTTATTGCTGTTCCACTTATTTGGCCATTGACGGAAGTACGACAAACAATCCTTCAAATAGCAGTAGCAAAGTGCTAAATGGACTTCCTGCGTACAAGCAGTATGATTCTGAATGGGCTAATACCTATATTGGAAGCAGCTATGGCGGCACAATTCATGCGATTGGTTGTCTGGTAACAAGCCTTGCAATGTCAGAAAGCTATCGCACACAAAGCCGCGTAACTCCAAATGACATTGCACATCAGTGTAACTTTACAAGCGGCGGCGGTTTGTATTGGCCTTCTAACTATTATGCGCTGTCTGGCGTTAGTGACTCCAACCTGAGTGGAATTTATCAGCAGCTGAAGTCTGGAAAGCCCGTTATTGTCGGTGGCTCCAACTCCAGAAGCTCCCATTGGATTATCATTAAAGGCTATCAGAATGTACCACTGAACTCCAGCGGGAGTCCCACTTCTTTGTCTGCTTCTATGTTCCTGATTAACGACCCTGGATACGGCAATCAGACATTGGCGGATTATTTCAGTCAATTCCCATGTGGACATGTTTACCGTACATATTGATAACAAAGGCTGTTGCACAAAGGCAACGGCCTTTTTTATATTCTTCTTTCATAATAGTAGGTGTAAAACAAAGTGAAGAATCTTTCTAATTTAAATCGGTTTCTTGATAAATGTATGCCCATCCTTACCCCAACTGCGCTGGTACTGGGTGTCCTATTTCCACAAGTGACGGGCCGTTTTCTTCCGTATGTTATCGGCTTTTTTGCATTTATGACTTTTCAAGGAAGTCTAGACTCTGATTTTCGGCAGTTAAAAAAAGTGTTTTGTAATCTTCTGCCACTGATTGTTACATTGGGAATGCTTCATATTTGGATACCGTGTCTTGCCCGGTTTCTTGGTGGCGTATTCTTTGGATTTAACCCAAATCTGGTAGCCGGCATCGTTTTGGAATATATTGTGCCAACGGGTATTGTCAGTTTCATGTGGGTGAATATTTATAAGGGAAATGGTTCGCTTACACTGTCTATTATTTTATTGGACACTCTGCTGGCACCTATCATTGTACCTGCTAGCCTAAAAGTCCTGCTGGGTACTTCCGTACAGATGGATACCATAGGCATGATGAAGGATATGCTGCTGATGGTTGCTGTACCGGCAGTTGCGGGCATAACAATCAATCAGCTAAGCCATGGGAATGCAAATAAAAGAGTAAAGCCCGCCCTAGCACCATTCGGAAAAGCAGCACTGTTTCTTGTCGTTTCCGGGAACTCCAGCCGAGTAGCCCCGTACATCAGACATCTTACGCCGACTTTAGTCGGCGTTGCGGTGCTGATACTGTGTATATCCGCCTCTGGCTATTTGTGGGGCATTCTAGCGGCAAAGGTACTGCATCAGTCAAAAGATACTCTCGTTTCTATGGCATACAACAGTGGTATGCGCAATATTAGTGCCGGTGCCGTGCTCGCAGGCGCCTATTTTCCACCTGCCGTTATGTTTCCGGTTATGATTGGAACACTATTTCAGCAAGTCCTGGCTGCACTGTATGGGACTTGGTTCAATAAAAAGCGTGAGATAGGCTAAACAAAGCAGTAGCAGTAGAAGAAAAATTAAGATTGCTGCTTTAGACAGAAGCAAAAACTTCAGGACTTGTAAAATGCCTTGAAATATTGTAGAATAAATTAGTCTTATTATGATTATATTTTGATTGAATTTTAGGAGTGTTTTTCATGCAGCCACAATATAAGCGCATTTTATTAAAGCTCAGCGGTGAATCCCTTGCTGGTAAAGAAGGACATGGCATTGATTTCGATACCGTTATGAAAATCTGCGGTCCAATAAAAGCCTGTTCACTGATGGGTGTGCAAATTGGTATCGTTGTAGGGGGCGGCAACTTTTGGCGCGGCCGTTCCAGTGGAAAAATGGACCGTACCCGCGCTGACCATATGGGAATGCTGGCCACAGCAATCAATGCGCTGGGCGTAGCGGATGCTTTGGAGCAGCTAGGTGTACAGGTCCGTGTACAGACAGCTATTACTATGCAGCAAATAGCAGAACCGTATATTCGAAATCGTGCTGTGCGTCATTTGGAAAAGGGCCGCGTTGTTGTCTTTGGCTGCGGAACCGGAAATCCGTTCTTTTCGACAGATACAGCAGCAGCCCTGCGCGCTGCCGAAATTGATGCAGATGTTATTTTAAAGGCAACTATGGTCGATGGTGTCTATGATTCTGATCCGAAGACAAACCCAAATGCCAAAAAATACGAGACACTTTCCTTTACTGAAGTGTTGGATAAAAATTTAAAGGTTATGGACAGCACAGCTGCTTCCATGTGCCGTGATAATCATATTCCCATCTGTGTTTTCAGCATTGAAGACCCTGAAAATATTGAACGGGCTGTCTGCGGTGAACATATTGGTACAATTGTAAAATAAGGGAGGAAAATGTTTTATGAAACAAGTTATTCAACAAGCAGAAGAAAAGATGGAAAAGACGGTCAGCTTTCTACAAGAAGATTATGCAGAAATTCGTGCCGGTCGTGCAAATCCCAACGTGCTTAATAAAATTCGCGTAGACTATTATGGTGCACCAACACCAATCAATCAGCTGGCTGCCGTTGCCGTTTCGGAAGCACGGGTTCTAACCGTACAGCCGTGGGATCCGTCTGTCTGCCGAATGATTGAAAAGGCAATTCAAACTTCGGATATTGGTATCAATCCGCAGTCGGACGGAAAAATTATCCGTTTGGTTTTTCCAGCGTTGACGGAGGACCGCCGCAAGGACCTTGCAAAAGAAATTTCCAAACGTGCAGAAGAGGGAAAAGTTGCGGTACGTTCTATCCGCAGAGATGCTATGGAAAAGCTGAAGGAACTGAAGAAAAAAAGTGAAATTACAGAAGACGACCTGAAATTGGCAGAAAAAAAGATGCAGGATTTAACTGATAAGCACTGCAACAAAATTGGCACACTCTGCGAGGATAAAAAGAAGAGTATTATGGAACTGTAAAAGTAAATCTCAAAATGTGTTATCAGCTTAATTAAATACTTGCTTTGCTCCCTTCGTCGAATGGTCCGGGGGAGCAAATACTTTATTAGAGGGTTCGCATGAAAAAAACTACGCAAAAAGCTGCCTTATCGCCGGAATTATTACCCAGACATTTGGGCATTATTATGGATGGAAACGGCCGATGGGCTAAAAAGCGCGGCTTGCCGCGTTCAATAGGTCATAAAGTTGGTGCTGCCGTTTTTAAAAAGATTGCACGTTACTGCAGCAATATCGGGATTCCGTATTTAACAGTTTACGCTTTTTCAACGGAGAACTGGACTCGGCCTCCGGAAGAAGTCGGCGCTTTGATGGCTCTGTTTAAACAGTATTTACAGGTATCCCTTCGGGACTTCCGTGATGATGATATCAAGGTGAACTTTATAGGAGATATGACCCGATTTGCACCTACCCTTCAGCGACTCATTTTTGAGACAGCTGATGTCTGCAAAGACAGAAAAGGAATGGTCCTAAATATTGCCATGAATTATGGTGGACGTGCCGAGTTGGTGCGTGCTGCCCGTTCCATGGCTGCAAAGGCAGCTGCCGGGACATTACGGCCTGAAGAAATTACAGAGGACACCATTTCACAGGAACTGTATACGGCCGGTCAGCCGGACCCTGACTTAATTTTGCGACCCAGTGGTGAACATCGGCTATCCAACTTCTTGCTATGGCAGTCTGCCTACACAGAATTTCTTTCCATGAATGTACTGTGGCCTGATTTTACGACGGACGACCTGGACAATGCACTGAACGAATATGCACACCGCAGCCGCCGCTTCGGAGGTATCTAAAGTATGAAAGTACTGGATTCTATCAGGAAAAGGCTCATTTCAGCGCTTGCTATCCTCATTCTGATGGCTGCTGTTGTATTGTGCAATGCCCGCTTTCCACTGGCACTGAATATTGTCATTGCAGTTATCAGCCTTATGGGTGTATGGGAAATCTCGTCGGCCCTGCAAATGACGCGGCAAATCGCCCTTGTGGTGCCCAGTATGATTTTGGCAGCAGTCCTTCCATTTACCGTAAACGGATATGTGAGGTATCTTTCTTTTTTTATCTATACAGTTGTATTATTTGGAGCGATGATTCTTTACCATGCAGTTATCACCTTTCGTGAAGTTGCCATTATTTACAGTATGGCTATCCTCATTCCTACAGCACTGCAGACACTCATCCTTTTGCGTGATGCAGGCGGTAGGCATGGTATGTTCCATGTCATTGTTGCTATTTTTGCTGCATGGGTAGCAGATGCCGGTGCATATATTTTTGGCAGCTTGTTTGGAAAACATAAAATGTGTCCAAATATTAGTCCGAAAAAGACCGTGGAAGGTGCGGCGGGAGGTATCATTTCAGATATTCTCATCATGCTTCTTTTCGGGTTCATCTTCCAAAACCTGTACTGGAACGGCACTGTCCATGTGAATTACTGGGTGCTGGCTGCTATTGGACTGTTTGGTTCTTTGCTGTCCATGTTGGGTGATTTAAGCTTTTCTATCATTAAACGCAGTTGCCATATCAAAGATTTCAGCGAAATCATACCGGGACACGGTGGAATCTTAGACCGCTTCGACAGTGTAATTTTTGTATCTCCTTTTGTATATCTCCTTTTGCAGGTATTTCCAATGGTATATCACTGAACCGCTGAAAAACCGGAAATTTTTGTATAACAGACGGGAGAAGATATTACCATGAAAAAAAAGATTTCACTGCTAGGTTCTACTGGCTCTATCGGTACACAGACACTAGACGTAGTACGCAGCTTGGGGCTGCAGGTTTGTGCATTGGCCGCCCGTTCCCATATAGCCTTGTTGGAACAGCAAGTTCGTGAATTTCATCCGCAGGTAGCTGCCATCTATGAAGAGGCTGCCGCACATGAACTGCAACAGCGTATTCAAGACACAAATACAAAAGTCTTAGTCGGTATGGATGGCTTGTGTGAAGCAGCCTGCATGCCAGAGGCCGACACCGTAGTGAATGCAGTGGTTGGCATTGTTGGACTGCAGCCGACCTTGGCTGCAGTCGCGGCAGATAAAGAGATTGCTTTGGCAAACAAGGAAACCCTAGTGGCAGGCGGCGCGCTCGTAATGGACGCGCTGAAACAGCATAAAGGGCGCCTGCTTCCGGTGGACAGTGAGCACAGTGCTATTTTTCAGTGTCTGCAAGGTTCCCCCCGCAAATCACTGAAAAAGATTCTGCTTACAGCTTCCGGTGGACCATTCTTTGGAAAAAAACGGCCTGAGTTAGAGACAGTCACTCCAGAACAGGCACTAAATCACCCAAACTGGAACATGGGTGCTAAAACTACAATCGACTCTGCCACTCTGATGAATAAAGGCCTAGAAGTTATGGAGGCTGGATGGCTGTTTCATGTACCATGTTCTCAAATTCAGGTCCTTATTCAAAGAGAAAGTATCATTCACTCTATGGTTGAATTCGCGGACAATGCAATTATTGCGCAGCTGGGCACAACCGATATGCGTCTGCCTATTCAATATGCACTGACTTATCCGGACCGTGTTGCGGGACCCGTACAGGAACTGGACTTGGCGAAAGTCGGGCAACTGACTTTTTACAATCCTGACCCAGCGACGTTTACATGCTTTGCAGCCTGTATGGAAGCTATGCAGCGGGGCGGTGCCGCTCCTGCCGCCGTGAATGGTGCAAATGAAGAGGCTGTACGGCTCTTTCTGCAGAAAAAGATTTCTTTTCTGCAGATTGGTGATTTGGTGCGCGCCGCTATGGATAATCAGCCGAATGTTTCACATTTAACGTTAAAAACTATTTTAAAGGCAGATAAAGATGCACGGGAATATGTACGAAATCATATTTGACAGGAGGGATTTCCATCCGAGCAGCGGAGATTATTTTACTGATTATCATTGGTGTTCTGCTTTTTTGCCTGAGTATTCTCATTCATGAGGCAGGACATTTTTTCACAGCAAAGGCCTGTAAAATCCGTGTTGATGAATTTTCCATTGGCATGGGGCCTCGTTTGGCTCATGTTCACAAAGGAGATACGGACTATTCGCTTCGGGCCCTTCCCATCGGCGGCTTTTGTGCAATGCCTGGAGAAGATGGTCAAGATGAAAACGGTAATCCTTGTGTGGACCCACATGCTTTTTGCAACAAACCAAAATGGCAGCGTTTTCTAGTACTGATTATGGGCGGCCTAATGAACATTTTACTGGGGCTTGTTCTTATGGCTATCCTTCTGGGACAGGAAACAGCATTTGCTTCAACAACAATCAGTAAATTCAGCAGTCATTCTGCCACACAAAGCGCTGGGCTGCAGGTAGGGGATCATTTTACCAGCATCAATGGCTATAAAGTGCGAACAGATAAAGATTTAATGTTTGCATTGGCATTGGCTAATCCGAACTCCGTGGAAATTCAGGTTAAACGAGCAGGGAAGGCCATTACACTGTCAAATGTAAAATTAAATACAGCAACAGCGTCGAACGGGAAACAAACTACCCAACTGGACTTTTACGTCCAGCCTATCAAGAAAACCCCGCTGACGCTGCTGCAGAAAACATTTACAGATACTGTATCGGTTGTTCGTCAGGTATGGGCTAGTCTTGCAGGCCTTGTCACCGGTCGTTTTGGACTCAACGATGTAACGGGCCCAGTCGGTCTGGTTCAGGTTATCAGCGAATCTGCCAGTGCAGGGCTGCAGCAGAGTTTTCTTTCGGCAGTGAATAATATCGTCTATATCATTATGATTATTACGGTAAACCTTGGTATTATTAATTTACTGCCCATTCCTGCTTTGGACGGAGGCAAAATCCTTTTTCTGATAATTGAAGCTATTCGCCGTAAACCTTTGAACCCTAAATATGCCGCAGCAATTGAATCTGCTTTTTTTGCAGCATTGATGATTTTTATGGTCATCGTTGCAGTCAGCGACGTTATGCGGATTTCAACTGGCCATGGCCTAGGAGGATAAGCAATGAGACGTAAAAGTAAGCAGATAATGGTTGGCCATGTTCCAATTGGCGGCAATGCTCCCGTTGCGGTTCAGTCCATGCTGAATGTACCATCCACAGATATTGTCGGCAGTGTACAGCAGTCCATGCGTTTGGAACAGGCCGGATGTCAAATTTTGCGTGCAGCAATCCCCAATCAGAAAGCGGTTGCGCTGATTCCTGCTATTCGTTCTGCAATCTCTATTCCTTTGGTTGCCGATATTCATTTTGATTATCGTCTTGCATTGGCTGCAGCGGACGCCGGCGCGGACGCAATTCGCATCAATCCCGGCAATATTGGTGGCGAGGACCGTATCAAAGCTGTAGTAGATAAATGCCGTGAAAAGCATCTGCCCATTCGTATTGGTGTGAATTCCGGTTCACTGGAAAAGGACCTGCTTCAGAAATACGGCGGACCTACACCAGAGGCACTGGTTGAAAGTGCACTTCACCATGCCGCTCTATTGGAAAAGTTCGGTTTTATGGATATTGCCATCTCTATTAAATCCTCCAATGTGAACACTACTGTTCGTGCATATGAGCTCTGCGCAGAAAAATGTTCCTATCCTTTGCATTTAGGTGTCACCGAAACCGGCACCGAGCGAATGGGAATCATTAAATCAGCTATTGGAATCGGCTCTCTTCTGCAGCATGGCATTGGCGATACTATTCGTGTATCTTTAACGGCAGATCCGGTACGGGAAATATATGCAGGGCAGGATATTCTGCATGCCTTAGGTATGGGACAACATGGACCAACACTCATTTCCTGTCCGACCTGCGGCCGTACCCGCATTGATATTATTAAGATCGCAAATGAAGTGGAAGAACGTCTTCGCGGATGCAAAAAAACGATTACCGTAGCAGTCATGGGCTGTGCTGTCAATGGCCCCGGAGAAGCAAGAGAAGCGGACGTCGGCATTGCTGGTGGAGATGGAGTGGGCCTGCTCTTTAAAAAAGGAAAAATTATCCGTCGTGTGCCGGAAAATCGGCTGGTGCTGTCCTTAATGGAAGAAATAGAAAAATTATAAATGTATTTACAGATACCCTGCGACAGTGTTTCCTCTGCGCGGGGTATCTGTATAAGACACACATTACCAGATAAAACGAGGTTTACATGGACACATTTGGAAACTTTTTCAGTACATATATTAACTGCACTGGTTTAGCGGAAAGTCTTCTTACCGGTAAGTTACAGCAGATCCAAATTAGTGCAGGAAACAGAGCAATCTCGGTTGAAATTACTCTGGAAAAGCTTGTTCCACAAAAGTCTCTGTATGATGCAGAAAAGCG is a window from the Caproicibacterium lactatifermentans genome containing:
- the ispG gene encoding flavodoxin-dependent (E)-4-hydroxy-3-methylbut-2-enyl-diphosphate synthase, coding for MRRKSKQIMVGHVPIGGNAPVAVQSMLNVPSTDIVGSVQQSMRLEQAGCQILRAAIPNQKAVALIPAIRSAISIPLVADIHFDYRLALAAADAGADAIRINPGNIGGEDRIKAVVDKCREKHLPIRIGVNSGSLEKDLLQKYGGPTPEALVESALHHAALLEKFGFMDIAISIKSSNVNTTVRAYELCAEKCSYPLHLGVTETGTERMGIIKSAIGIGSLLQHGIGDTIRVSLTADPVREIYAGQDILHALGMGQHGPTLISCPTCGRTRIDIIKIANEVEERLRGCKKTITVAVMGCAVNGPGEAREADVGIAGGDGVGLLFKKGKIIRRVPENRLVLSLMEEIEKL
- a CDS encoding M50 family metallopeptidase, producing the protein MTGGISIRAAEIILLIIIGVLLFCLSILIHEAGHFFTAKACKIRVDEFSIGMGPRLAHVHKGDTDYSLRALPIGGFCAMPGEDGQDENGNPCVDPHAFCNKPKWQRFLVLIMGGLMNILLGLVLMAILLGQETAFASTTISKFSSHSATQSAGLQVGDHFTSINGYKVRTDKDLMFALALANPNSVEIQVKRAGKAITLSNVKLNTATASNGKQTTQLDFYVQPIKKTPLTLLQKTFTDTVSVVRQVWASLAGLVTGRFGLNDVTGPVGLVQVISESASAGLQQSFLSAVNNIVYIIMIITVNLGIINLLPIPALDGGKILFLIIEAIRRKPLNPKYAAAIESAFFAALMIFMVIVAVSDVMRISTGHGLGG
- the frr gene encoding ribosome recycling factor; this translates as MKQVIQQAEEKMEKTVSFLQEDYAEIRAGRANPNVLNKIRVDYYGAPTPINQLAAVAVSEARVLTVQPWDPSVCRMIEKAIQTSDIGINPQSDGKIIRLVFPALTEDRRKDLAKEISKRAEEGKVAVRSIRRDAMEKLKELKKKSEITEDDLKLAEKKMQDLTDKHCNKIGTLCEDKKKSIMEL
- a CDS encoding phosphatidate cytidylyltransferase — encoded protein: MKVLDSIRKRLISALAILILMAAVVLCNARFPLALNIVIAVISLMGVWEISSALQMTRQIALVVPSMILAAVLPFTVNGYVRYLSFFIYTVVLFGAMILYHAVITFREVAIIYSMAILIPTALQTLILLRDAGGRHGMFHVIVAIFAAWVADAGAYIFGSLFGKHKMCPNISPKKTVEGAAGGIISDILIMLLFGFIFQNLYWNGTVHVNYWVLAAIGLFGSLLSMLGDLSFSIIKRSCHIKDFSEIIPGHGGILDRFDSVIFVSPFVYLLLQVFPMVYH
- a CDS encoding bile acid:sodium symporter family protein, with product MKNLSNLNRFLDKCMPILTPTALVLGVLFPQVTGRFLPYVIGFFAFMTFQGSLDSDFRQLKKVFCNLLPLIVTLGMLHIWIPCLARFLGGVFFGFNPNLVAGIVLEYIVPTGIVSFMWVNIYKGNGSLTLSIILLDTLLAPIIVPASLKVLLGTSVQMDTIGMMKDMLLMVAVPAVAGITINQLSHGNANKRVKPALAPFGKAALFLVVSGNSSRVAPYIRHLTPTLVGVAVLILCISASGYLWGILAAKVLHQSKDTLVSMAYNSGMRNISAGAVLAGAYFPPAVMFPVMIGTLFQQVLAALYGTWFNKKREIG
- the pyrH gene encoding UMP kinase; this translates as MQPQYKRILLKLSGESLAGKEGHGIDFDTVMKICGPIKACSLMGVQIGIVVGGGNFWRGRSSGKMDRTRADHMGMLATAINALGVADALEQLGVQVRVQTAITMQQIAEPYIRNRAVRHLEKGRVVVFGCGTGNPFFSTDTAAALRAAEIDADVILKATMVDGVYDSDPKTNPNAKKYETLSFTEVLDKNLKVMDSTAASMCRDNHIPICVFSIEDPENIERAVCGEHIGTIVK
- a CDS encoding isoprenyl transferase: MKKTTQKAALSPELLPRHLGIIMDGNGRWAKKRGLPRSIGHKVGAAVFKKIARYCSNIGIPYLTVYAFSTENWTRPPEEVGALMALFKQYLQVSLRDFRDDDIKVNFIGDMTRFAPTLQRLIFETADVCKDRKGMVLNIAMNYGGRAELVRAARSMAAKAAAGTLRPEEITEDTISQELYTAGQPDPDLILRPSGEHRLSNFLLWQSAYTEFLSMNVLWPDFTTDDLDNALNEYAHRSRRFGGI
- a CDS encoding SH3 domain-containing protein, which produces MQNKHNAASKLTAAAIAAALLASMLTVSVSAAEGSSSAVKAKAGMASALMVRRQSTLQTLTAKSVTVNYGAGASSTGKVHVSSCLNLRSAASTSSQIIGRLTNGQTVTILKNTNGWMQVTTSSGQTGYCSSSYITVTTTSSSQTNSSGSGSSTASSGSKATVKVSGGLNLRSAAGTSSKIISCLSNGESVTVLSTSNGWSYIQTSAGQKGYCCSTYLTVSSTSAPASNSGSSSVSGNEKATVKVNDSLNLRSAASTSSTVIGSLSNGQSVTVLSTSNGWSYIQTSAGQKGYCCSTYLTVSNTSAPASNSGSSSVSGNEKATVKVNDSLNLRSAASTSSTVIGSLSNGQSVTVLSTSNGWSYIQTSAGQKGYCCSTYLAAGSTSAPVSNNGSSSVSGNKKATVKVNDSLNLRSAASTSSTVIGSLSNGQSVTVLSASNGWSYIQTSAGAKGYCCSTYLAIDGSTTNNPSNSSSKVLNGLPAYKQYDSEWANTYIGSSYGGTIHAIGCLVTSLAMSESYRTQSRVTPNDIAHQCNFTSGGGLYWPSNYYALSGVSDSNLSGIYQQLKSGKPVIVGGSNSRSSHWIIIKGYQNVPLNSSGSPTSLSASMFLINDPGYGNQTLADYFSQFPCGHVYRTY
- a CDS encoding 1-deoxy-D-xylulose-5-phosphate reductoisomerase; the encoded protein is MKKKISLLGSTGSIGTQTLDVVRSLGLQVCALAARSHIALLEQQVREFHPQVAAIYEEAAAHELQQRIQDTNTKVLVGMDGLCEAACMPEADTVVNAVVGIVGLQPTLAAVAADKEIALANKETLVAGGALVMDALKQHKGRLLPVDSEHSAIFQCLQGSPRKSLKKILLTASGGPFFGKKRPELETVTPEQALNHPNWNMGAKTTIDSATLMNKGLEVMEAGWLFHVPCSQIQVLIQRESIIHSMVEFADNAIIAQLGTTDMRLPIQYALTYPDRVAGPVQELDLAKVGQLTFYNPDPATFTCFAACMEAMQRGGAAPAAVNGANEEAVRLFLQKKISFLQIGDLVRAAMDNQPNVSHLTLKTILKADKDAREYVRNHI